In the Drosophila takahashii strain IR98-3 E-12201 chromosome 3R, DtakHiC1v2, whole genome shotgun sequence genome, one interval contains:
- the Osi18 gene encoding uncharacterized protein Osi18, translated as MKSTSACLIVALAALSAAHSAPTEGQGAAQTATQLALDMYHGCLKDLSVSCVRPKALQWFNSALQQPEVRITERLSIVRTSQKVESRSLNPEERLFDDVDSYLASHSLRIQAPEYFRSSEARSLVPDFLMSNPLTQGGVIPLAAANEGRGMIRKAILPFLLGLKLKTTVLVPLALGLIALKTWKAMTLGLLSLVLSGALVIFKIAKPKIVNYEVVHYPHHVDHVVPHHIEHVVPHHIEHVVPHHIEHIVPHHIDHHLEHHIDHHVDLPVEHIEHLEHPSPAWDPHAWARSSQEPQDAQDLAYAGQK; from the exons ATGAAGAGCACCTCCGCCTGTCTGATAGTCGCCCTTGCGGCGCTGTCTGCCGCCCACTCGGCGCCCACCGAAGGTCAAGGGGCGGCGCAAACCGCAACCCAACTGGCCCTGGACATGTACCACGGGTGCCTCAAGGACCTAAGTGTCTCCTGTGTCCGTCCCAAGGCTCTGCAGTGGTTCAACTCGGCCCTCCAGCAACCAGAGGTGCGGATCACCGAGCGCCTGTCCATCGTCCGCACCTCGCAGAAGGTCGAGTCCCGATCCCTCAATCCGGAGGAGCGCCTCTTCGATGACGTCGACAGCTATCTGGCCAGCCACTCGCTGAGGATCCAGGCCCCGGAGTACTTCCGCAGCTCGGAGGCCCGCTCCCTGGTGCCCGATTTCCTCATGTCGAATCCCCTCACCCAGGGCGGAGTCATTCCCCTGGCAGCTGCCAACGAAG GACGTGGCATGATCCGCAAGGCCATTCTGCCCTTCCTGCTGGGTCTGAAGCTCAAAACCACTGTGCTGGTTCCCCTGGCCTTGGGACTTATTGCCCTGAAGACCTGGAAGGCCATGACTCTGGGTCTACTTTCGTTGGTGCTGTCCGGGGCTTTGGTTATTTTCAAGATCGCCAAGCCCAAGATCGTCAACTACGAGGTGGTGCACTACCCTCACCATGTGGATCATGTGGTGCCTCATCATATTGAGCACGTTGTACCCCATCACATCGAGCATGTGGTTCCCCATCACATCGAGCACATCGTGCCACATCACATCGACCATCACCTGGAGCACCACATCGACCATCACGTGGATCTGCCCGTGGAGCACATCGAGCACCTGGAGCACCCTTCGCCCGCCTGGGACCCTCATGCTTGGGCCCGATCCTCGCAGGAGCCGCAGGATGCCCAGGACTTGGCCTACGCGGGTCAGAAGTGA